CAGGTCGTCCTCCCCGTGTCCCGCCGGGAACGCTGTGACCGCCACGTTGATGCCCATGAGCTCCATGGTCCTGGCAAGCACATGGCAAACCTGCCCGGCCATAGCGATCCGCCTGCGCATGGAGCCGGAACAGTCCAGCAGGAGATGCACGGCGGTGTTCATGGCTGTGCGTTGTCCCTGTCGCAGGAAGATCTTCGAGTCCCGCGCCGCGAGCCGGTGCAGCCGAGTGGTTGCAACCCTGCCGCGCGACGACGGGACATTGTGACAGGCCAGCTGCGCCTGGAGCTTTCCCTGGAGCCGCGTGCGCAGAGCCAGGGTGATCCGCCGCGCGGCTTCCAATTGCTCTGCCATGAGCGGGCGCATGCTCTTTCCGGCAATGGTGGCCACCTGAACACGCGCCCCGGCATGTTCGTCCTTCCCTTGAACGCCCAGCTCCAGGGACTTGCCCAGGATCGCACCGAGTTCGTCCGGCAGCTCCTTTTCCGTGGCCCTGAGCAACCGCTCCACGCTCGCGGCCTGCGGCTCGGCAGCCGGAAGCGCCTTCGCATTGTGGCCAAGCTCCCGGACAACCGCCCTGGCGGCGTCCAGGCAGGCCTGGGAATCCGGACAGGAACGCCTGACCTGCTCCAGGATCATTCCGACCCGAACCAGCAGGTCCGGCCAGAAGCGGTCCAGGATATCCCTGTTTTTCCGGACACGCACCGACAGTTCCGGCACATCCCAGCTGCGCACGCTCAAGAGCAGCCAGTTCAGCAGCAGAAGGGCCGGATTTTGCTCGTCCGGCTCCGGGCTCCGCTCCAAGAACAGATGCCGGATCAGCCAGGTGAAATTCCGACGGCAGCCCGGATACTGGGCCGCCAATCGGTTTTCCACGCGCCAATCCTCGAAGATGTTCCAGATGTGCTTCTCCAGGGCGGTGAGATCACGCAGACAGTCAAAGTCCGTGTGTCGCAGATGCGCGGCCTCGTGATCGACATAGCCGCGCACCAGCCCCAGGAAGGTGCGGTCCGCTTCCGCTGGCAGGCTCGGCAGATGGATCACCCCACCGTCCGTCCAGGCCCTGTTGCCGCCGATATGCACCTGAATGCCGTAGGAACGCCCGAGAGCACTGGCCAGCAGGGGTAAACTGTGCAGGAGGGGATTTGTCCTCGCCATGACGCCCCCCTACCAAAGGCCCAGGCTGTCGAGATGGACCACAGGAGACGCCACGGGAGCATGCGCGGTGCTGAACGGCGCTCGCCCCAGGGGAAGCTCGGGAGCGCTTTCCTCGTCATTCTCCTGGCTCGAATCCAGACCCGAATCCATATCAGAGACCGGAACGGCGGCATCCAGGGCAGGCAGAAGCGGAGCCTTGAGCAGCCCCTGGAGAATCGCGTCCGGACTCCTGCCGTCCATGACCTTCTGGCCATGCTCCACAAGCAGGTCGGGATTGCCGAGCAAACAAACCAGTCCCTGAAGCATGACCAATTCCGCGCCATCGATCCTGCCGGATTCCGGAACCCTGGCCAGGGCCGTCTCGATCAGCTCCGCCACGGGAGCCACCCGAGGCTCCACAAAACTCAGACCGCAGAGCTTGCGCTGGAGGGTGCGCAGCGGCGAAAGCGCCTTGCGGGTGATCTCGGTTCTGCCCGCATAGCTCTTGTGCCAGGCATCCCTCGCGGCCTTGGCCACCTCGCCGAAGAGCCGCGCGCCCAGACCGCTCACTTCCTCATGCAGTCCTACCTGCGCCTCGGCATTCCGATCCTTGCGCGGTGGCGCGACCCGGAAGAGCTGCCAGCTGAAGCCCAGGCGACTGCGCACATGGTCCGCACTGACCAGTGAACTCGCGATGATTGACTCCCAGCCAGGATTGTCCAGAATCCAGCCGCGCACCGCATCGTCATAGCGGTGCAGGAAGGCCTCTTTGGCAGACTGGTAATCGTCCGCAATGGCCTGGAGTCCGGCCTGGACCTTTTGCACCGACGCTTCCGGGATGGCCCAGCCTCCCAGGAAACGCACGCCGATCCGGTCCAGCATGGTCACGGCCTTGGCCTTGAGCGAGCCGAAAATGCGCAGCTCCGCAGGATCGCAAATGCGCTTGCTGCCAAGCGAAGCCAGCTTTTCCGGCGGCAGGTCCGCCGTGCCGAAATCCGAGGGCGTGAGCTTCTTGCGGGCCGACCAGATGTTCACGTCCAGACGAACCGCCACCAATTCCTTGAGCACCTTGATATCCGTGGACATGGCGTCCTCCTTTGTATTGCTTTCATGTTGAAACCGCCCGGCATGGGCGCAGAAAAGAAGAGGGGGAGCCCGAACCGGCTCCCCCTCAGGACACGTCTTGGTTTTGCGCCCCTGTGGGGGCGTCCGCCGATGGGAACATGCGCTGGGCCAGCTCATGCAGCATGGAGCGCGTTTCCCGTGTGGCCCGAAAGCCCAGCGCCCGGTCCAGGGCGTAGCTCACGGGCTGCACCCCTTGATGCGCCAGGGGCTGAAAGCGCAGGGTCAGGTCTGCCCAGCGCAGAAGCGTCCGTGTAGAAAACGTGACCTCGATGCTCTCGCCGAGCGGGGTCTGCGTGTCTCCGAAGCCGCGAAAAAGCCTGCGCACCTCGCCCGCAAATTCCACCATGGTTTCCCGGACCGCCTCGGGAAGCAGGGAAGCGGTTCTGGCAA
Above is a genomic segment from Paucidesulfovibrio longus DSM 6739 containing:
- a CDS encoding cobaltochelatase CobT-related protein, which translates into the protein MARTNPLLHSLPLLASALGRSYGIQVHIGGNRAWTDGGVIHLPSLPAEADRTFLGLVRGYVDHEAAHLRHTDFDCLRDLTALEKHIWNIFEDWRVENRLAAQYPGCRRNFTWLIRHLFLERSPEPDEQNPALLLLNWLLLSVRSWDVPELSVRVRKNRDILDRFWPDLLVRVGMILEQVRRSCPDSQACLDAARAVVRELGHNAKALPAAEPQAASVERLLRATEKELPDELGAILGKSLELGVQGKDEHAGARVQVATIAGKSMRPLMAEQLEAARRITLALRTRLQGKLQAQLACHNVPSSRGRVATTRLHRLAARDSKIFLRQGQRTAMNTAVHLLLDCSGSMRRRIAMAGQVCHVLARTMELMGINVAVTAFPAGHGEDDLQTVAPLVRHGQPVHTRFSIAASGKTPMGEALWWAILEMVPLREQRKILLLVTDGDPDNHETAKQALSAARLAEIEVFGLGIDSPGIAGLMPRRSINIQAIRELAPAMFQLFGQALFHSTKS
- a CDS encoding DUF3150 domain-containing protein, which translates into the protein MSTDIKVLKELVAVRLDVNIWSARKKLTPSDFGTADLPPEKLASLGSKRICDPAELRIFGSLKAKAVTMLDRIGVRFLGGWAIPEASVQKVQAGLQAIADDYQSAKEAFLHRYDDAVRGWILDNPGWESIIASSLVSADHVRSRLGFSWQLFRVAPPRKDRNAEAQVGLHEEVSGLGARLFGEVAKAARDAWHKSYAGRTEITRKALSPLRTLQRKLCGLSFVEPRVAPVAELIETALARVPESGRIDGAELVMLQGLVCLLGNPDLLVEHGQKVMDGRSPDAILQGLLKAPLLPALDAAVPVSDMDSGLDSSQENDEESAPELPLGRAPFSTAHAPVASPVVHLDSLGLW